CAGCGCCTAGGGTATTTCTCCGTTGATCCCGGCTCCAAACCTGATATGCTTGTATTTAACAAGACTGTAGGACTTAAAGATACCTGGGCAAAAATCAGCAACAAGGAAGAGTAAAGTTCGGGTGTCCAAATTATAGGGGGAAGCGTAACCTTATTGATGCTTTAAATGTTTAAGCTATAATAAGATTACGCTTTTCTGTATTATATAAAAGGCCTTATGTACAAGTATTCAGGAGCCCAAATATTCAGACCGGCAATAGTGGTATTAGTGCTGACATTTGCAGTGTATATAAACGTCGGTGGACAAAATTCTCTTGATGCTTCCGGTCAGAAGACAGGAAAATGGCAATACTTCAATAAAGAAGGACAACTTACCGAAGAGGGAGAATATCGTTCCGGAAAGAAGGAAGGTATATGGAAGGCTTTCTATCCGGATGGCACCGTCAAGTATGAAATCACCTTCAAAGATGGTGTAGCCAACGGTCCTGCAAAGTTTTACTTCCCCGACGGCTCTCTTTGGGAAGAAGGAATCTGGAAGGAGGCTTTCTGGGTAGGCGACTACCGACTCTACCATCCCGGAGGAAAACCCGCTTATGAATTTCATTACAATGACTGGGGGAAACGTGAGGGTGAACAGAAATACTACTATGCGGACGGAACTATCAAGTTCAGGGGCAAGTGGCAGGACGGGGCCATTGACGGCAAGGTTGAAGTATATGACTCTTCAGGAAAACTGCAGGCTATCAGGAATTACGAAAACGGAAGCTTTGAAAGCACAGATACCAAACCATCAGTTCTGCCTGAATCAAATGAACGTGAACCCGACCGTATAGTATCACCATTCCATGGAACCGGATACCACACTGCCTACAGACTGGATGGACGCATCTATCAAAAGGGATATTACCGTGAAGGCATATTATACGATGGAGAGGAATTCATCTATGACAGTAGTGGTGTCCTCAGACAGATAAGGGTTTATGAAAACGGCAAACTTGTCAGAATTAAATCAGGACGGGAAATTGAGGGTACTGCGCAATAAAAGCTCCAGATCAAAAGGAATGCTGTTTATGAATTGCCAAGACTTTAGGCTAAAAGCCTAAGGCTACAAAACTAAAATTTAGTATTTTAGCAGTTCTTTATAAACAGTCATTTTATGAGTTCCTTAGAGTTGAAGATTTTCAATACCCTTTCAAGGGAAAAAGAGATATTTAAACCCATAAATCCTCCTCACGTCGGACTTTATGTATGCGGCCCGACTGTCTATGGAGATGCACACCTGGGTCATGCACGTCCTGCAATCACCTTCGATATCCTTTTCAGATACCTGTCTCATCTCGGTTACAAAGTTCGCTACGTTCGAAACATTACTGACGTGGGGCACCTTGAGAACGACGCTGATGAAGGCGAGGATAAGATCGCAAAAAAAGCCAGACTTGAGCAAATGGAACCCATGGAAGTGGTACAGTACTTTACCTCAAGGTACCACGATGCCATGCATCTTCTGAACGTTAAGGATCCTTCCATAGAACCAAGGGCTTCAGGTCATATTATCGAACAACTGCAATTGGTTGATACCCTCCTGGGAAAGGGCTATGCATACGAGAGCGAAGGTTCGGTTTACTTTGACGTCGAACGTTACCATAAAGACTATAATTACGGAAAACTATCTGGCCGCGTATTAGAGGAGCTGTTTAGTACCACACGCGAACTTGAAGGTCAGTCAGGTAAGAAAAACAGTTTTGACTTTGCCCTCTGGAAAAAGGCTTCGCCAACTCACATTATGAGATGGCCGTCGCGTTTCAGCGACGGCTTCCCGGGCTGGCATCTGGAATGTACTGCAATGAGCACCCGCTATCTGGGCGAGCAGTTTGATATTCACGGTGGTGGCATGGACCTTTTATTCCCTCACCACGAATGCGAAATAGCTCAGGCTACGGCTGCCAACGGACAGGGGCCGGCTCGCTACTGGATGCACAATAATATGATAACTATCAATGGACAGAAGATGGGTAAGTCATTGGGTAATTTCATTACTCTTGACGAGTTCTTCTCAGGTAGTCACAAGCTGCTTGATCAGGCTTACTCTCCTATGACTATACGATTCTTTATCCTGCAGGCTCACTACCGTAGCACGGTTGACTTCTCAAATGATGCACTACGTGCTGCCGATAAGGGAGTCAAGCGCCTGCTTGATGCAGTGGCAGCAATCGACAGGATCAGACCAGGAGGCAACAGCGATTATGATGTTGCTAGCTTCAGAAAAGATTGTTATACTGCACTCAACGACGATCTCAACACTCCCATACTTATCGCTCACCTGTTTGATGCTGTCAAGGCAATCAACTCAGCTGTTGATGGAAAGCTGTCCTTTACCGCTGAGGACCTTGCATTATTCAGGGAATTAATACACACGATGGTTTTCGATATCCTTGGACTTAAGTCAGAGGAAGCTGCATCAGGTGAATCAACCGAAACCATTGAAGGTCTGATGGATCTATTGCTCGAGCTCCGCAAAGCTGCAAGAAGCAACAAGGACTGGGCGACCTCAGATATGATACGCGACAAACTCGCAGATATGGGTATAGTTGTCAGAGATGGGAAGGACGGTGTGAGCTGGGAATTTAACAGATAAACCTGCAACGGATGCTCAGAATCTTTTCAATATTAGCTTGTACAACAGTATTGTACACTTCTTGCAGCCTTAAAGGCAGTACTGGCAACGGTCAGGTTGAAGCAACAGAAGATATATCAACAACTACCCCTGATTTTATTGCCGACTCAGCATACCAATACATTGCCGACCAGGTAAGTTTTGGACCAAGGGTTCCCAACACAAAGGCTCATCTTGAATGCTCCGAATACATTGCCAGTAAGTTGGAGTCTTTTGGTGCGAAGGTGACCATCCAGGAAGCTGAAGTTAGTGCCTTCGATGGTACTAGACTGAAGATTCGCAACATCATTGGAGAGTTCCAGCCAGAAAAGAGCAGCCGAGTCATGCTTTTTGCGCACTGGGATTCTCGTCCATTTGCTGATCATGATCCGGATCCGACAAAACGTGACATTCCTATTGAAGGAGCTAACGATGGAGCCAGTGGCGTAGGAGTATTGCTTGAAATAGCACGCCATCTGGCAGCTTACCCGACAAATCCGGGTATAGACATAATTCTTTTCGATGCAGAGGATTACGGTCAGCCGGACCACAGGTCTCTGCCTTATCAACCTGACTCCTGGTGCTTAGGAAGCCAGTATTGGGGCAAGAATCCTCACAAAAAGAACTACTACGCCCGCTTTGGAGTACTGCTCGATATGGTTGGTGCAAAGAATGCTCTTTTTTACAGAGAACAATATAGCGAACAAACGGCCTTGCGCTGGGTTGATCGTATCTGGAATATCGCCAGAGATCTGGGTTACGGGGGTACTTTTGTATTTGGAAAAGGAGGAATGATTACTGATGATCATGTTTATGTAAACCGTCTCAGAGGCTTCCCCTGTGTCGATATTATACAATATGATCCGACTTCCAGGACAGGCTTTGGAGCATACTGGCACACACATGACGATACAATGGACAACATTGATCGTAATACACTTAAAGCCGTCGGACAGACAGTGATGGAGCTTATCTACCGGGAGAAATGAGAAAGTCTGGGAATAAAGTATTAAAAAATAGTTTTAGTCCGGATCTTGTGGAGGCCGGCTGTGATGAAGCTGGCCGTGGATGCCTGGCTGGTCCCGTTTTTGCTGCTGCTGTAATACTCCCCCGCGATTTCAACCACCCCCTGCTAAATGACTCAAAACAATTGACACACCGCCAACGCACCTTGTTGCGTAAAGTAATTGAATCTGAAGCCTTGAGCTGGGGAGTTGCTATGGTGGATAACCAAGAAATTGACAGAATCAA
The genomic region above belongs to Xiashengella succiniciproducens and contains:
- the cysS gene encoding cysteine--tRNA ligase, whose product is MSSLELKIFNTLSREKEIFKPINPPHVGLYVCGPTVYGDAHLGHARPAITFDILFRYLSHLGYKVRYVRNITDVGHLENDADEGEDKIAKKARLEQMEPMEVVQYFTSRYHDAMHLLNVKDPSIEPRASGHIIEQLQLVDTLLGKGYAYESEGSVYFDVERYHKDYNYGKLSGRVLEELFSTTRELEGQSGKKNSFDFALWKKASPTHIMRWPSRFSDGFPGWHLECTAMSTRYLGEQFDIHGGGMDLLFPHHECEIAQATAANGQGPARYWMHNNMITINGQKMGKSLGNFITLDEFFSGSHKLLDQAYSPMTIRFFILQAHYRSTVDFSNDALRAADKGVKRLLDAVAAIDRIRPGGNSDYDVASFRKDCYTALNDDLNTPILIAHLFDAVKAINSAVDGKLSFTAEDLALFRELIHTMVFDILGLKSEEAASGESTETIEGLMDLLLELRKAARSNKDWATSDMIRDKLADMGIVVRDGKDGVSWEFNR
- a CDS encoding toxin-antitoxin system YwqK family antitoxin, with protein sequence MYKYSGAQIFRPAIVVLVLTFAVYINVGGQNSLDASGQKTGKWQYFNKEGQLTEEGEYRSGKKEGIWKAFYPDGTVKYEITFKDGVANGPAKFYFPDGSLWEEGIWKEAFWVGDYRLYHPGGKPAYEFHYNDWGKREGEQKYYYADGTIKFRGKWQDGAIDGKVEVYDSSGKLQAIRNYENGSFESTDTKPSVLPESNEREPDRIVSPFHGTGYHTAYRLDGRIYQKGYYREGILYDGEEFIYDSSGVLRQIRVYENGKLVRIKSGREIEGTAQ
- a CDS encoding M28 family peptidase → MLRIFSILACTTVLYTSCSLKGSTGNGQVEATEDISTTTPDFIADSAYQYIADQVSFGPRVPNTKAHLECSEYIASKLESFGAKVTIQEAEVSAFDGTRLKIRNIIGEFQPEKSSRVMLFAHWDSRPFADHDPDPTKRDIPIEGANDGASGVGVLLEIARHLAAYPTNPGIDIILFDAEDYGQPDHRSLPYQPDSWCLGSQYWGKNPHKKNYYARFGVLLDMVGAKNALFYREQYSEQTALRWVDRIWNIARDLGYGGTFVFGKGGMITDDHVYVNRLRGFPCVDIIQYDPTSRTGFGAYWHTHDDTMDNIDRNTLKAVGQTVMELIYREK